In Cucurbita pepo subsp. pepo cultivar mu-cu-16 unplaced genomic scaffold, ASM280686v2 Cp4.1_scaffold000738, whole genome shotgun sequence, the genomic stretch ttctttcttgtgaGGGGAACTCTCGAGTCTTTCTCATTCATGAGTTggtttcaaattataaaagttgTTTGGAAAAAAGGAAGGCAAGATAGTCTTGTTATTTTAGTGTCCATCTTAAATAAATGTGATTCCTTGCTGATTCCAATTTACACTGACCATTTAGTACATAAAATGTTTAAGATCTGTTCATACCAAATTGTCCCTTGCGACGCGCAGCAACCTTGAAGAATAGAGTACTATTCATTTGCataaattcaatccaactGCCCAACAAAACCTTATAATTTAAGGACTTTAGCTACTGTACTCTCACAAAGGTGAAATTGTCCATATCCAAATATCCAactagaaaaatataataactttGCATACAATCATCCAACTAAACCCAGTTAGGATTAGACGTGAGGTAGCATCTAGAAAACAGCTACACCATATGTTACCTTCTATACCAAAAATATTAACCATGACAATACATGTTTCTTAGATTTGCTTTTGGTTACCAGCTTCTTCATCCCCAATCACTGTTTCTGATTCCCCAGGCTCGTCTAACTTGAGCACCCAACCCAGGTTCTGCACTTCAGCCCATGGCTCTGGAGTTTCCATCATGTTTTCCTGCAAAATCTTGTCAGAGTTTGTTACTTCATTAGTGCAAGCAGGGTGGCAATAACCAAGTGAATTCTTCCCATATAGAAATAATTGTGATCTAATCAAATACTTGAAGATTGATATAAACACATTCTAGTTGTAAGTCTTGTCTACCTGTAACAGTGCAGTCATTTTGCCAGTTCTAGACTCATCATCCAGAGCTTTGGGATTAGATTCTGAACTGTCATCATGGGGCTGCACTGCTTTTAGAGGTTCAATCATCAAAGGTCCATCCNNNNNNNNNNNNNNNNNNNNNNNNNNNNNNNNNNNNNNNNNNNNNNNNNNNNNNNNNNNNNNNNNNNNNNNNNNNNNNNNNNNNNNNNNNNNNNNNNNNNNNNNNNNNNNNNNNNNNNNNNNNNNNNNNNNNNNNNNNNNNNNNNNNNNNNNNNNNNNNNNNNNNNNNNNNNNNNNNNNNNNNNNNNNNNNNNNNNNNNNNNNNNNNNNNNNNNNNNNNNNNNNNNNNNNNNNNNNNNNNNNNNNNNNNNNNNNNNNNNNNNNNNNNNNNNNNNNNNNNNNNNNNNNNNNNNNNNNNNNNNNNNNNNNNNNNNNNNNNNNNNNNNNNNNNNNNNNNNNNNNNNNNNNNNNNNNNNNNNNNNNNNNNNNNNNNNNNNNNNNNNNNNNNNNNNNNNNNNNNNNNNNNNNNNNNNNNNNNNNNNNNNNNNNNNNNNNNNNNNNNNNNNNNNNNNNNNNNNNNNNNNNNNNNNNNNNNNNNNNNNNNNNNNNNNNNNNNNNNNNNNNNNNNNNNNNNNNNNNNNNNNNNNNNNNNNNNNNNNNNNNNNNNNNNNNNNNNNNNNNNNNNNNNNNNNNNNNNNNNNNNNNNNNNNNNNNNNNNNNNNNNNNNNNNNNNNNNNNNNNNNNNNNNNNNNNNNNNNNNNNNNNNNNNNNNNNNNNNNNNNNNNNNNNNNNNNNNNNNNNNNNNNNNNNNNNNNNNNNNNNNNNNNNNNNNNNNNNNNNNNNNNNNNNNNNNNNNNNNNNNNNNNNNNNNNNNNNNNNNNNNNNNNNNNNNNNNNNNNNNNNNNNNNNNNNNNNNNNNNNNNNNNNNNNNNNNNNNNNNNNNNNNNNNNNNNNNNNNNNNNNNNNNNNNNNNNNNNNNNNNNNNNNNNNNNNNNNNNNNNNNNNNNNNNNNNNNNNNNNNNNNNNNNNNNNNNNNNNNNNNNNNNNNNNNNNNNNNNNNNNNNNNNNNNNNNNNNNNNNNNNNNNNNNNNNNNNNNNNNNNNNNNNNNNNNNNNNNNNNNNNNNNNNNNNNNNNNNNNNNNNNNNNNNNNNNNNNNNNNNNNNNNNNNNNNNNNNNNNNNNNNNNNNNNNNNNNNNNNNNNNNNNNNNNNNNNNNNNNNNNNNNNNNNNNNNNNNNNNNNNNNNNNNNNNNNNNNNNNNNNNNNNNNNNNNNNNNNNNNNNNNNNNNNNNNNNNNNNNNNNNNNNNNNNNNNNNNNNNNNNNNNNNNNNNNNNNNNNNNNNNNNNNNNNNNNNNNNNNNNNNNNNNNNNNNNNNNNNNNNNNNNNNNNNNNNNNNNNNNNNNNNNNNNNNNNNNNNNNNNNNNNNNNNNNNNNNNNNNNNNNNNNNNNNNNNNNNNNNNNNNNNNNNNNNNNNNNNNNNNNNNNNNNNNNNNNNNNNNNNNNNNNNNNNNNNNNNNNNNNNNNNNNNNNNNNNNNNNNNNNNNNNNNNNNNNNNNNNNNNNNNNNNNNNNNNNNNNNNNNNNNNNNNNNNNNNNNNNNNNNNNNNNNNNNNNNNNNNNNNNNNNNNNNNNNNNNNNNNNNNNNNNNNNNNNNNNNNNNNNNNNNNNNNNNNNNNNNNNNNNNNNNNNNNNNNNNNNNNNNNNNNNNNNNNNNNNNNNNNNNNNNNNNNNNNNNNNNNNNNNNNNNNNNNNNNNNNNNNNNNNNNNNNNNNNNNNNNNNNNNNNNNNNNNNNNNNNNNNNNNNNNNNNNNNNNNNNNNNNNNNNNNNNNNNNNNNNNNNNNNNNNNNNNNNNNNNNNNNNNNNNNNNNNNNNNNNNNNNNNNNNNNNNNNNNNNNNNNNNNNNNNNNNNNNNNNNNNNNNNNNNNNNNNNNNNNNNNNNNNNNNNNNNNNNNNNNNNNNNNNNNNNNNNNNNNNNNNNNNNNNNNNNNNNNNNNNNNNNNNNNNNNNNNNNNNNNNNNNNNNNNNNNNNNNNNNNNNNNNNNNNNNNNNNNNNNNNNNNNNNNNNNNNNNNNNNNNNNNNNNNNNNNNNNNNNNNNNNNNNNNNNNNNNNNNNNNNNNNNNNNNNNNNNNNNNNNNNNNNNNNNNNNNNNNNNNNNNNNNNNNNNNNNNNNNNNNNNNNNNNNNNNNNNNNNNNNNNNNNNNNNNNNNNNNNNNNNNNNNNNNNNNNNNNNNNNNNNNNNNNNNNNNNNNNNNNNNNNNNNNNNNNNNNNNNNNNNNNNNNNNNNNNNNNNNNNNNNNNNNNNNNNNNNNNNNNNNNTTTTTCCTCAATCATCAACTCCTTGAGAATATAAATTGCCCCCTTTCACGACTTGACCAGACAGAGAACTAGAAGCATAATTCTCGAGTGTTGATTTTGAGACTTCAACTATGGTACCCTACTCTCTCATCGGTCCGAGAATTGGTTTatgattaaattacaattgttcattagaaaATTAGTGATACGGGAAgtaaaatatgtaattaaagCATTAGTAAAACAAACTTACAAACTTTTGTCCCAATCGATCAACTTGCATATGGTATTGATATCTGTGGACACAGCTTGTCATAGGGTGAAAAGAGTATACACCAGGGAGTAAAGTGACTTGTTTGGAATGATTATATCTATAGTCGCAACTTGTTTTATAATGCATGAGTTTACAATACTTagtgaaaatttaattaattaaacaaaccTAAGTTTAAGTTATTGGAGCTTATGACGTATATATTCTCTCAAATTCCTTGTTCCCTTTAGGTGAGTAAAGGGTATCGGTTGAAATTCTCTAATTCTTTCAAAATGGTACCATAAGCCAATTTACCTGTCTTACATGTTGTAATCTACCGTTTCTAAAGCTCTTCTCTCAAGGATAAGATGCGATTAGAAACAAACTCTCGACCAAATTGTAATTACTAGTAATTTGTGAGCGATCAACTAGATAATAATGATTATATTAATAGCACTACGGTGCATAAGacgttttaattaattaacttgtATCATGGAATCTAATAATGTATATAGGTGTATAAGGCCTGGAATGTTGTTCCCATATACCGACGATATTTACTGGTGTATGCATCAAGTTGTTACAAAGAATCAGGATGATTATCACAAAACATATTCTTTCACTGTTCTTTTAATGTGTGTCCAAAAAGGGGGGGAAATGAACCATTATTTTTACATACAACAAATTCAATATCTGGGAATGTATAGCTGATCAGAAAAATTGTGTCGCCTCCACAAACTCCGGCCACTGGTATCTCTTGCCCGATCGACTCGATgaccagaaaaaaaaagtatagtTTCAGCTTCCTCTACTGCTATGGCTTCTTGGCCTGCAGCAGCGAAGTCACCGCAAAGTtagtcgggtcgggtcgggtcgggttgATACCTACCTCCCTTTTCCTCTCGTTTGCAGACGAACTTGTAATAGACTGAATTCAAAAGTAATACTTCAACAAACAAATGCATATTACCTTTTTTAGATACTTCTTGTGAAGCTTCATTGCCCCAGTGCAAGCTTTTTTGGCATCAAGATTTCCAGTCATGTCATTTAATATCTaccaaagaaaagaaagaacacgAAACGAGCAAGCAAACGGTTAGTCGAAACTGTGATTTTGCTTAGACAACCGACAACAGATCATTCTCATGCTCGAGTTCAATTTAATGTATTATCTTTGTAACCTTAATGTGTTGAAGGTTACCAAGAGATCGAATTATTATTAGATTGAGAAACGGACCTTCACAACGTCGTCCAGACCCCGAGCTTCTGTAAGTAGCTTTGTGCTCTTATCTTTCAAGACACTAGCAACAAGGAAAACCGAGATCGGAAGAGGAGCTTGTGCGTTCTTTGCTTTCAAATTCTCCCGTTCGTATTTCCCACATTGGCGCatcgatttttcttttcctttcgatCCCTCGCCTTTCTCATTGCACATTTCAGGTTCTTCATACAACGCAAATAGATCGGGATCGTATTCCAGAGCCCACATCATCTGTTGCAACAGCAGATGTGTAAGAATTTTATACAGTTCATGATGTCCTCTTCAGCCACAGTATGAATGcataaaaacttttataaacaTAAGAACAAGCCTGGGATGTTGTTTGATTCATCCCTTCTTTAGAGAACTAAACGTACCTCCCAGAGATATAACGAATCGCAAAAGGAAAACTCGCGTCTGAATAAAACCATAAGCATCCTGAAAGCGAAAAGATAGTCACCACCCCCAAGTGTCTCTGTGTTCATAAAAACAGCACCTTCATTGTTACTTTTCAAAGTTAGGTAGCAATGTCTGTTCTAGACCCCTAAGTTACACAATTTTCAGTTGAATTATGGTCATTTAAATCGATCGCCATTCGCAACGATCATCGAATGACAATACTTCTTCGATTGTAATATCTCATAAAGCTGAAGAAATGCATGTAAATATAAGTCTACGAGCAATACCCAAGTGTTGATGAAGTTTTGGATCAATGACTTGTGTGATAGCAGCCAAGTTATTGAGTTGAGTCTCCACGCCGACCGAGCTATCAGTGCATCGGAAGTTCCCTCGCTTCAAAGTTTCAAATAGAATACGTCACGAGAACGCTAAATTGCAAATATAATGATAgggaagagaaaaacaaagaactaGATTGGTTGATGAGGAGACAAAACGATATTTTCAGAATAACGACTACGAAACCGTGAGCACAGAGTTAATATAATCGACTTACACGCACAGGTGAAAGATATCAAATACGAAGCATcggaaaaaataaagttactCAAGTAGAAGAAAGGTTAGTACCAATCTGCGCATCAAACGTTCAAAGCACCAAAACGAATCGCCTTCATCCTCGAGAAGCATTATCATGGGGGAACAAAGATCACTCATTCCTACTCAGAAATATTCATAAAGTCAGGTTCAAAATATGTTTTTCGGCCTTATAGAACTCAGAAGGTGACTGCAGTCGATACTCGAGAAACTTAAtctcattcatcaaaattacGCACCTTGACAGTAGCCGATGTCTTTATCTATCCACGCATAAACAGCAAGAATATCCCAAAGTTTTGATaagttttcttgtttttcgtAGAATACCAAAGTTCTGTCAGTCCGAACCACGTCAAGGCCTAACACGaacatttttcaaatggtcagcttcaaaataaattataaaagataCTCGAGTCATGTCACAACTGtcatataaacaaatatatgatGTCATGTGTGCGTGTGAGCGATAAAGCTTCTACGAACCTATCTGATGTAAAGTAAGCATCCACTGAATTATTTTCTGATCTGTCACAGGTTCCATGTTACTACAAGAATTCGGCTGTGAACCATCAGACTCGGCATCAGCAGTGCCGGTGTCTTGAGGCACAAGCGGACCACTTTCTGGATTTGCTTCCAAAAGTACAAGCGGATCTTGAATAGGCTGACCATCCTCTGTGATTACAGGTGCTGTGATGTATCTACCACTTCCAATGACAGGGAACATTTGTCGACAGTCTTCCTTCCATGTCGCATACTGTATCCTGCAAATTCAAAAGCTCACAATCTAAGCGTTCATTTGATTTAGAGAAGAGGTGAACAATTACTACAAAAACTTGGGTAAATGCATTATATTGAAATGAAGTGACATGAAAACAACGGCCAAAAGCTTCTCATTTACAACTAAATCATTTCGTGGAGAGGCCAACTCGTCGCATTATGCTCATGGTCCATCGTCACGCATCCTAGACTATGCCTTCCTCACCCTAAGGCCGACTATAGGAGACAGTGAGGGTTTTAAACTATCAAGTTTTCCACATGGGGCTTGAGCTCAAACCTTAGAGGGTATCTACCAAGTTCTTACAATCAAGGTTAGTTTTGGGAGTGCCATTTCTTGGAAACTACAAAGAACCATTTGAAGCGAAGTTTCGCAACCAATAATTGAGGAGAAATCAAACTAAAACGAGTTCAGAATCTGCAGAAACATTATATGATGCATTAACTTTGAAGCAAATAATGTAGATTATCAAAGGGTGGATTCTCTCAGTGTGCATCAATTAGATGAACTACCTTCGACGCTGgcgaatttcttctctctcctcaatGGTGCTCATAGGATCATAACAACCAAGAAGAAACTCCCACACTTCTCCTCTAATTGAAGGATGGATCCCCTGTATTACATAGacaatttgaaaaacaagaactttATCATCCAAGGATCACTGCAATCTCCATCGAATATTTTTGTGAATACGATCATATCGATCAAAAGAGAATCAGTTTTGAATTAGTAGATAAAGCTGAGCAACTGCCAAAGAGTGTGGTTGTCCAAAGACAAGAACACCATGAACTTTACCCCACGGTGAATGCGATTTAGAGTCTTTGCTATGTCCAGTTGCCCTTCTGGATTAAATGCTGCTTGCCATTTTCTAACACTTAAAGTTTTCCCAGCCTGCATGAATGTTGGATTATCAACTCTTAAAGCAATGAAATGGGCTTCTTTCACATAAGCAATCTTAGATCAATACAATACCTAAAAGTGACATGACAATCGCATATAAAACGAAGTGAAGTAACTAGTTTAGCAGGACAATCAATGAACCTCAAAGAAGCAGTATTCAGTCAGAATAATTCCCAAAGGAAAACCTAATATGTGCAAGAATTGTTACTCAGGGAACCAATTTTTGTAGCCTGACATACACAAACCAGTAGTCAAATGGCCAACCAAAAGCTCGTCCGAAAGATCAGCCATAAAAAAGGTTAATAATACTATTACGCAAAAGCAAGAACCAAAAAGGTCACACAAGGTTGACCATACCACCTTGAAAGAACCAATTCTGGCATGTCAAAACTTTATACAATCCTAGAAGTGGAGCAGAAGCTAAAATGCATAAAAAGCTAGAATCCTAGAAGTGGGGCATTACCAAACGAGGTACAGAGTGATTCAAtgtaaagaagaagagaaggaaacaGACCCTGATCTTGAAGCGGGTTTTGGGAACATCGGTGCACTCAGGGCGAACCTCATAGAAAGAATCAGCAGGAGCTCCAGCGTCTCTCCACATTCCCACAACTCACCGAAATAACTTCCGAGAGATGGTCAAAAGACAGAATCAAAGCAAATCAGCCCCAAATCAAGAAATCCGCTCACCCCCCTGAGATGATCAAACCCCAGAAGAGAAGATTCAAAGCCCAGAGAAAAAGAGTTGAAGGGGGAGGATCCGGGGGGGTGTGAGGCTGGGAACGAGATCCAGCTCCGAATAACCAGCTAAAGacg encodes the following:
- the LOC111785788 gene encoding GTPase-activating protein gyp7-like, with amino-acid sequence MWRDAGAPADSFYEVRPECTDVPKTRFKIRAGKTLSVRKWQAAFNPEGQLDIAKTLNRIHRGGIHPSIRGEVWEFLLGCYDPMSTIEEREEIRQRRRIQYATWKEDCRQMFPVIGSGRYITAPVITEDGQPIQDPLVLLEANPESGPLVPQDTGTADAESDGSQPNSCSNMEPVTDQKIIQWMLTLHQIGLDVVRTDRTLVFYEKQENLSKLWDILAVYAWIDKDIGYCQGMSDLCSPMIMLLEDEGDSFWCFERLMRRLRGNFRCTDSSVGVETQLNNLAAITQVIDPKLHQHLETLGGGDYLFAFRMLMVLFRREFSFCDSLYLWEMMWALEYDPDLFALYEEPEMCNEKGEGSKGKEKSMRQCGKYERENLKAKNAQAPLPISVFLVASVLKDKSTKLLTEARGLDDVVKILNDMTGNLDAKKACTGAMKLHKKYLKKAKKP